A single genomic interval of Bacteroidales bacterium harbors:
- a CDS encoding tetratricopeptide repeat protein — translation MKTEEISNEVNQLKIAKEKKESELVEIEGHLENKANEFLIKAQLWKTFYSEPDWFDRTVDCYEKALEASRTVEVIFQYALFLQNHNKFYQAQPLYEEALKLRRELARENPHTYLPDVAKTLNNLAIIQKVKNEFDDSKNNYREALQIYRSLAKEDPGKYLPRVAATLNNLAELHSKKSEFGEAMEKYQEALQIQKSFDRENPGTYLSDVAATMNNLANLHKAKNEFDVALGKYVEALQIRRELAKKNPKTYLPDLAMTLNNLANLYADKNEFGEAYEKYEEALQIRRELARENPRTSLPDLAMTLNNLANLHAAKNEYDEALVKYDEALQIYRSLDKENPGAFLPYVATTVINLSIFYFKSLPDKEKSITLAMETLEIAKQFPDHYQLQQNAQKAIQVLQAHGVDTDKLMKNV, via the coding sequence TTGAAAACCGAAGAAATCAGCAATGAGGTCAATCAACTCAAAATCGCCAAAGAAAAAAAGGAAAGTGAGCTTGTGGAAATTGAAGGTCATTTAGAAAACAAAGCCAATGAATTTCTGATTAAAGCCCAACTATGGAAAACCTTTTACAGCGAACCCGATTGGTTTGATCGCACGGTTGATTGCTACGAGAAAGCCCTTGAAGCTTCCCGGACTGTTGAGGTTATTTTTCAATACGCCTTATTCCTTCAAAATCACAATAAATTTTACCAGGCACAACCGCTTTACGAAGAAGCCTTGAAGCTAAGAAGAGAACTTGCCCGGGAGAACCCGCATACGTACTTACCTGATGTAGCCAAAACCCTTAACAATTTGGCTATTATACAAAAGGTAAAAAATGAATTTGACGATTCAAAAAATAATTACCGGGAAGCCTTGCAGATTTACAGATCGCTTGCCAAAGAAGATCCAGGAAAATATCTACCCAGAGTGGCTGCAACTTTGAACAATTTGGCTGAATTACATTCGAAAAAGAGTGAATTTGGCGAGGCAATGGAAAAATACCAGGAAGCCCTGCAAATACAAAAATCTTTTGACAGAGAAAACCCGGGCACGTATTTGTCTGATGTAGCAGCGACTATGAATAATTTGGCTAATTTACACAAGGCTAAAAATGAATTTGATGTAGCCTTGGGAAAATACGTAGAAGCCTTGCAGATAAGAAGAGAACTTGCCAAAAAGAACCCAAAAACCTATTTGCCCGATTTAGCAATGACTTTGAACAATTTAGCCAATCTTTATGCGGATAAAAATGAATTTGGAGAGGCTTATGAAAAATATGAAGAAGCCTTGCAGATAAGAAGAGAGCTTGCCAGGGAGAACCCAAGAACCTCTTTGCCCGATTTAGCAATGACTTTGAACAATTTAGCCAATCTACATGCAGCTAAAAATGAATATGACGAAGCTTTGGTAAAATATGATGAAGCCCTGCAGATATACAGATCGCTGGACAAAGAGAACCCGGGAGCGTTTTTACCCTATGTGGCAACAACAGTTATCAATTTGAGCATTTTCTATTTTAAATCTCTTCCTGATAAGGAAAAATCAATCACTTTGGCAATGGAAACACTGGAAATTGCAAAACAATTCCCAGATCATTACCAATTGCAGCAAAATGCTCAAAAAGCCATTCAGGTTTTACAGGCACATGGAGTAGATACAGATAAACTGATGAAGAATGTATGA
- a CDS encoding EVE domain-containing protein, translated as MNIEKKELWDAFLQEWPLERLQSMLLEEYTNLNREDSFCFWLESKTTGLGSIWGGSSYKFGIYHRRKSAKEDPRSEYTTKGNYSWVLKYGQTKEAAFSAVRENIVAVASFALDNDLEKIEGVDLGHTVKWKIAALYNRQIPLVYSKDAIVFLCDNFTIDKKLPYSDKLRKLAALNSGKDILSHSEALWTLWDEHRKGGFPPKTNNGDTNYWLFQGNPKIYNIVGSLKDNALKSWSVSAHKDKIKIGDKIILWLTGEKSGCYALARVTSGIANRLDDDIEQKYYTDLSKLQSTDRVKIAIEYNLWNNPVLKEVLIDLPEFQGFNGGNKGTNFAASQLHYETILKHVNMIGSNHFPLNQIFFGPPGTGKTYNTSGEAIRIADPDFYVANINDRGKLKERFRELLINDWKNPQKGQISFCTFHQSFSYEDFIEGIKPVVEQQEEINEEDNYLKYDIEDGIFKKLADRARYFASSEAKKDKQRISLTDEDFKSAQFYKVSLGNISIPEDQAIYDYCIENDLISVGFMDNWDLTGKTESELYKLIEGTKLSNYEPQAMNCFIHYLKKGNFVIISKGKDKVRAIGKVTGDYFHKPDAPINYTQFRKVEWIIKNADIPVEEIYQKSLMQKTIYKLNKDWVNKEFFVQAPAAPIKEEQHNFVLIIDEINRGNISQIFGELITLIEDDKREGKPEQLEVTLPYSKEKFSVPANLHIIGTMNTADRSIEALDTALRRRFTFVEMAPKPELISEVGRSKGMIEDIDLVKLLTTINERIEKLIDKDHQIGHSYFLDIASFDELKLAFKNKMIPLLEEYFYGDFGKIGLVLGSGFVIPKKMNDFSFADFKGFDDDIITDLKERKVYEITGSEAWGVEDFKNIYQK; from the coding sequence ATGAATATTGAGAAAAAGGAACTTTGGGATGCCTTCTTGCAGGAGTGGCCATTGGAAAGGCTGCAAAGCATGTTGCTCGAAGAATACACCAACCTAAACCGTGAAGATTCGTTCTGTTTTTGGTTGGAATCCAAAACAACAGGGCTTGGCAGTATTTGGGGCGGTTCATCCTACAAATTTGGCATTTATCACCGCAGAAAATCAGCAAAAGAGGATCCGAGATCTGAATACACAACAAAGGGTAATTATTCCTGGGTATTAAAATACGGCCAAACGAAAGAAGCTGCATTTAGCGCAGTAAGAGAAAATATTGTTGCTGTTGCCAGCTTTGCGTTGGACAATGATTTGGAAAAAATAGAGGGTGTAGATTTAGGCCACACCGTTAAATGGAAGATAGCAGCTTTGTACAACCGGCAAATTCCGCTTGTTTACAGCAAAGATGCCATTGTTTTTTTATGCGATAATTTTACCATAGATAAAAAACTTCCGTATTCGGATAAGCTCCGAAAATTGGCAGCACTGAATAGTGGTAAAGATATTCTTTCACACAGCGAAGCTTTATGGACACTATGGGATGAACATAGAAAGGGAGGTTTTCCACCAAAAACCAACAATGGCGATACCAATTACTGGTTATTCCAGGGCAACCCCAAAATTTACAATATAGTAGGTTCCTTGAAGGATAATGCATTGAAATCATGGAGTGTGTCAGCTCACAAGGATAAAATCAAAATAGGGGACAAAATAATACTTTGGCTAACCGGTGAAAAATCAGGATGCTATGCCTTAGCCAGGGTTACCTCCGGAATAGCTAACAGATTAGACGATGATATAGAGCAAAAATATTATACGGATTTGAGCAAACTGCAAAGTACCGACAGAGTCAAAATAGCAATAGAATACAATTTGTGGAATAATCCTGTTCTCAAAGAAGTTTTGATTGATTTACCGGAATTTCAAGGTTTCAACGGAGGAAATAAAGGAACCAACTTTGCAGCATCGCAACTTCATTATGAAACTATCTTAAAGCATGTCAATATGATTGGATCAAATCATTTCCCCCTCAACCAAATCTTTTTCGGCCCTCCGGGAACCGGAAAAACTTACAATACATCAGGCGAAGCCATCCGCATTGCCGACCCTGATTTTTATGTAGCAAATATAAATGACAGAGGAAAACTAAAAGAGAGGTTCCGGGAGTTGCTGATTAATGACTGGAAGAACCCGCAAAAAGGCCAGATCAGCTTTTGCACCTTTCATCAGAGTTTCTCTTACGAAGACTTTATCGAAGGCATCAAGCCGGTTGTTGAACAGCAGGAAGAAATCAATGAAGAGGACAACTACCTGAAATATGATATTGAGGACGGCATTTTCAAGAAATTGGCCGACAGGGCAAGGTATTTTGCCAGTAGCGAAGCGAAAAAGGATAAGCAGCGGATCAGCCTGACAGATGAAGATTTCAAATCTGCGCAGTTTTATAAAGTTTCGCTGGGCAACATAAGTATCCCGGAAGATCAGGCCATTTATGATTACTGTATCGAAAACGATCTGATCTCAGTAGGTTTTATGGACAATTGGGATCTTACCGGAAAAACTGAATCAGAATTGTATAAACTGATTGAAGGAACCAAACTGAGCAATTACGAGCCTCAGGCTATGAATTGTTTTATCCATTATCTGAAAAAGGGCAATTTTGTTATTATTTCGAAGGGTAAAGACAAAGTTAGAGCGATTGGAAAAGTCACTGGCGATTATTTCCATAAACCTGATGCACCAATCAATTACACTCAATTTCGCAAAGTGGAGTGGATCATTAAAAACGCTGATATTCCGGTTGAAGAAATTTATCAGAAGTCATTAATGCAGAAAACAATCTACAAACTTAACAAGGATTGGGTGAACAAAGAGTTTTTTGTCCAAGCCCCTGCTGCTCCCATCAAAGAAGAGCAGCACAACTTCGTCCTGATCATTGATGAGATCAACCGCGGGAATATCTCTCAGATTTTTGGAGAATTGATCACCCTCATCGAGGACGATAAGCGCGAAGGAAAACCCGAACAACTGGAAGTAACGTTGCCTTATTCCAAGGAAAAGTTCAGTGTGCCGGCCAATTTGCACATCATCGGCACCATGAACACCGCCGATCGCAGCATTGAGGCGCTCGATACTGCACTGCGCCGGAGGTTTACGTTTGTGGAGATGGCGCCCAAACCTGAACTGATCAGCGAAGTGGGCAGATCAAAGGGGATGATTGAGGATATTGACCTTGTGAAGTTGCTCACGACCATCAATGAGCGCATTGAAAAACTGATTGACAAAGACCACCAGATTGGCCATTCCTACTTCTTGGATATTGCCAGCTTTGATGAATTGAAACTGGCTTTTAAAAACAAGATGATTCCGCTGCTGGAAGAGTATTTCTACGGCGACTTTGGCAAAATCGGCCTGGTGCTGGGCAGCGGCTTCGTAATCCCAAAAAAAATGAATGATTTTAGCTTCGCTGACTTCAAAGGATTTGATGATGATATTATTACAGACCTGAAAGAGCGAAAGGTTT